A stretch of the uncultured Bacteroides sp. genome encodes the following:
- a CDS encoding tetratricopeptide repeat protein: MFSSCGSSTKVAQQVKEPSPVIVATQLSSDLQRKYDYYFLEATRQKAKGELDAAFELYQHCLTIDPNAASSLSEISQFYFFLKQPEKGLVCMEKAVENAPDNYWYNQNLATVYQQQGKADKAIDAFEKMSAQFPERQEPLMALIDLYNQAKNYAKAIKTLDRFELMNGKTEQISMEKFRMYLLMEDNKKAFNEIESLAKEYPNDMRYLCVLGDVYLNNGKPKEAYETYQKVLAVEPGNAQVLVSLANYYEQTGQNDQYEQQIDSVLLSKKVESDVKTDIMRQMIVHSQQSGKDSTRIIPLFKKMMEIEQEDAQIPMLYVQYLLAKGMDKEAEPVLKQVIELDPENTPARLQLLSYAIKKNDFQGAIKICEPAIEITPDALEFYYYLGLSYYQAERVDDALSVFKKGVAHVNDKSDKKIVSDFYSMMGDIYHTKEQGAMAYAAYDSALVYNPDNAGALNNYAYYLSVEKKDLDKAEEMSYRTIKAEPDNNTYLDTYAWILFIKGKYSEAKVYMDDAMKKGGDKSDVVTEHCGDVYYMVGEKAEALKYWIKSREMGNKSVILKKKIEQKKYIAE; encoded by the coding sequence ATGTTCTCTTCCTGCGGATCGTCTACTAAGGTGGCTCAGCAGGTAAAAGAACCATCTCCGGTGATAGTTGCAACTCAGTTGTCTTCTGATTTACAACGAAAATATGATTACTATTTTCTGGAAGCAACCCGGCAGAAAGCCAAAGGCGAACTTGATGCGGCATTTGAGCTTTATCAGCACTGTCTGACTATTGATCCTAATGCAGCTTCTTCCTTGTCTGAAATCTCGCAGTTCTATTTCTTTTTGAAGCAACCGGAAAAAGGACTTGTATGCATGGAAAAGGCCGTGGAGAATGCTCCTGATAATTATTGGTATAATCAGAATCTGGCAACCGTTTATCAGCAACAAGGGAAAGCAGATAAGGCTATTGATGCTTTTGAAAAGATGTCTGCTCAGTTCCCCGAACGTCAGGAACCACTTATGGCCCTGATTGATTTGTATAATCAGGCAAAGAACTATGCTAAGGCGATTAAAACGCTTGATCGTTTTGAACTTATGAATGGAAAAACAGAGCAAATCAGTATGGAGAAGTTCCGTATGTATTTGCTGATGGAAGATAATAAAAAGGCCTTTAATGAGATTGAAAGCCTTGCCAAAGAATATCCTAACGATATGCGCTATTTGTGTGTGTTGGGAGATGTTTATTTAAATAATGGGAAGCCGAAAGAGGCATACGAAACTTACCAGAAAGTGCTTGCCGTTGAACCCGGAAATGCACAAGTCCTTGTATCTCTGGCAAATTACTATGAGCAGACAGGGCAAAACGATCAGTATGAACAACAGATTGATTCTGTGCTGCTTAGTAAAAAAGTGGAGAGTGATGTAAAGACGGACATTATGCGCCAGATGATTGTTCACTCCCAGCAATCAGGAAAAGACAGTACCCGTATTATTCCTCTATTCAAGAAGATGATGGAAATTGAACAGGAAGATGCACAGATACCAATGCTTTATGTTCAGTATCTGCTGGCTAAAGGCATGGACAAAGAAGCGGAACCGGTTTTGAAGCAAGTGATTGAGCTTGACCCTGAAAATACTCCTGCTCGTTTGCAATTGCTGAGCTATGCAATAAAGAAGAATGATTTTCAGGGAGCAATAAAGATTTGTGAACCTGCTATAGAGATTACTCCTGATGCACTTGAGTTTTATTATTATCTCGGACTTTCTTACTATCAGGCAGAACGAGTTGACGATGCACTGTCTGTTTTCAAGAAAGGAGTAGCTCACGTTAATGATAAAAGTGATAAAAAGATTGTTTCCGATTTTTATAGCATGATGGGAGATATCTATCACACAAAAGAACAAGGAGCAATGGCCTATGCTGCTTATGATTCGGCATTGGTTTATAATCCAGATAATGCAGGGGCACTTAATAACTACGCTTATTATCTTTCCGTGGAAAAGAAAGACCTGGACAAGGCTGAAGAGATGAGTTACCGAACCATAAAAGCTGAACCGGACAATAATACATACCTGGATACTTACGCTTGGATTCTTTTTATAAAAGGAAAATATTCCGAGGCAAAGGTTTATATGGATGATGCCATGAAAAAAGGTGGTGATAAAAGTGATGTAGTGACAGAGCATTGCGGAGACGTTTATTACATGGTTGGTGAAAAGGCCGAGGCGTTGAAATACTGGATTAAATCTCGTGAAATGGGGAATAAATCGGTGATATTGAAGAAAAAGATTGAACAAAAGAAATATATTGCAGAATGA
- a CDS encoding glycosyltransferase, with product MSDLPKKIRILQLPSWYLPEGGQFCRNQSLFLKERGIEVHILANVALSWKKYKLKALTAPWKSFESLEDGVLTYRYYYRRLPKQNKGNLVGWCNRTVKLFDEYVEKYGKPDLIHVHSSMWGGYAAYLIKEKYNIPYVITEHRGIFGMRSSFARDCFIPMYNLFLQKGFSNASYIIPVSEQLIPKIKEFLTVDVPIKTISNILDTSFFHYLPREPKENFTFVTVNGYYEVKGYDILLPAFDLLCDKVKNICLRMVGENFEQKAFQEILSRCRNKDKITFTGFLGPDDVLKELGNADAFVMSSRVEAQPVTILEAISTGLPVVCTEVVPESVVSYNEGYRIPVEDVQALAEGMMEMMINRDRFDTKKISVHADSVAGPQAVVDSLISVYKSIL from the coding sequence ATGAGTGACCTACCTAAAAAAATAAGAATATTACAGCTCCCTTCATGGTACCTGCCCGAAGGAGGTCAATTCTGTAGAAATCAGTCTTTATTTTTAAAAGAGAGAGGCATTGAAGTTCATATTCTGGCTAATGTGGCATTGTCCTGGAAGAAGTATAAACTAAAAGCACTGACAGCTCCATGGAAATCATTTGAATCTCTGGAAGACGGGGTACTGACTTATCGATATTATTATCGTAGACTGCCTAAACAGAATAAAGGAAACCTGGTGGGTTGGTGTAATCGAACGGTTAAATTGTTCGATGAATACGTTGAAAAATACGGTAAACCCGATTTAATTCATGTGCATAGTAGTATGTGGGGAGGTTACGCAGCTTATTTGATTAAGGAAAAATACAATATACCTTATGTGATCACAGAGCATCGGGGTATTTTTGGTATGCGTTCTTCCTTTGCCAGGGATTGTTTTATACCAATGTACAATCTGTTTTTACAGAAAGGATTCTCAAATGCCTCCTATATTATACCTGTTTCCGAGCAATTAATTCCTAAGATTAAAGAATTTCTTACTGTGGATGTTCCTATAAAAACGATATCCAACATACTGGATACGTCTTTCTTTCATTATTTGCCTCGAGAACCGAAAGAGAACTTTACTTTTGTTACCGTGAACGGGTATTATGAAGTAAAAGGGTATGATATTCTTCTTCCGGCATTTGATTTACTTTGTGATAAAGTAAAGAATATATGCCTGAGAATGGTAGGAGAAAACTTTGAGCAGAAAGCTTTTCAGGAGATTTTATCACGGTGCAGGAATAAAGATAAAATTACTTTTACAGGATTTTTGGGCCCGGATGACGTACTAAAAGAGCTGGGAAATGCCGATGCATTTGTTATGTCTAGTAGGGTAGAAGCTCAGCCTGTTACTATCCTTGAGGCTATTAGCACAGGACTTCCAGTTGTTTGCACAGAAGTAGTTCCTGAATCAGTTGTGTCTTATAATGAAGGTTACCGCATACCGGTGGAAGATGTGCAGGCTTTGGCTGAAGGTATGATGGAAATGATGATTAACCGTGATAGGTTTGATACAAAAAAGATATCAGTCCATGCTGATTCTGTTGCCGGGCCTCAAGCGGTGGTTGATAGTCTTATTTCTGTTTATAAGAGTATACTGTAA
- the dut gene encoding dUTP diphosphatase → MKIQIINKSKHQLPAYETELSAGMDIRANISEPITLKPLARCLVPTGLYIALPEGYEAQIRPRSGLAIKKGVTVLNSPGTIDADYRGEVCIILVNLSSDDFVIEDGERVAQMIIARHEQAQWEQVEVLDETERGAGGFGHTGKK, encoded by the coding sequence ATGAAAATACAAATTATAAATAAGTCAAAGCACCAGCTTCCTGCCTACGAAACAGAATTGTCAGCAGGAATGGATATTCGTGCCAATATATCTGAACCAATTACACTTAAACCTTTGGCCCGCTGTCTTGTCCCTACCGGACTTTACATTGCTTTGCCCGAAGGATACGAAGCTCAGATTCGTCCTCGTAGCGGATTGGCCATAAAGAAAGGTGTTACTGTACTTAATTCTCCCGGCACCATTGATGCTGACTATAGGGGAGAAGTCTGTATCATTCTGGTGAACCTGTCTTCCGATGATTTTGTCATTGAAGATGGCGAGCGTGTGGCGCAGATGATTATTGCTCGTCATGAACAAGCTCAATGGGAACAAGTGGAAGTTCTTGATGAAACGGAACGTGGAGCCGGTGGATTTGGCCATACAGGAAAGAAATAA
- a CDS encoding deoxyguanosinetriphosphate triphosphohydrolase has translation MNWRDLISAKRFGMEEFHQYREENRSEFQRDYDRLVFSAPFRRLQNKTQVFPLPGSIFVHNRLTHSLEVSCVGRSLGNDVAKGLLSKHPELQDSFLSEIGAIVSAACMAHDLGNPPFGHSGEKAISTYFSEGNGISLKDKLEVNEWEDIIHFEGNANAFRLLTHQFEGRRKGGFVMTYSTLASIVKYPFSSLLAGKKSKFGFFITEEEDFKRIATELGMICVSENPLQFARHPLVYLVEAADDICYQMMDIEDAHKLKILTTEETKELLIGYFGESRRAHIYETMKIVSDTNEQIAYLRSSVIGLLIKECTRVFIENEEAILAGTFEKSLIKNISELPREAYKHCEAISLKKIYRSGDVLDIELAGFHVISTLIDLLIDAVSSPEKAYSQLLINRMSSQYNVKAPTLYGKIQAVLDYISGMTDVYALDLYRKIKGNSLPAV, from the coding sequence ATGAACTGGAGAGATTTAATTTCAGCTAAGCGTTTTGGAATGGAAGAGTTCCACCAGTATCGGGAAGAAAACCGTTCAGAATTTCAACGGGATTATGACCGATTGGTTTTTTCTGCTCCTTTCCGTCGCCTGCAAAATAAGACACAAGTTTTCCCTCTTCCGGGAAGTATTTTTGTTCACAACCGGCTTACACATAGTCTGGAAGTTTCGTGTGTGGGGCGTTCATTGGGAAATGATGTGGCTAAAGGACTCCTTTCCAAACACCCGGAGCTGCAGGACTCTTTTCTTTCTGAGATTGGGGCCATTGTTTCAGCTGCCTGTATGGCACACGATCTTGGCAATCCTCCCTTTGGGCATTCAGGAGAAAAGGCCATTTCAACGTACTTTTCTGAAGGAAACGGAATAAGCCTGAAAGACAAGCTGGAGGTCAATGAATGGGAGGATATTATCCACTTTGAAGGAAATGCAAATGCTTTCCGGCTACTGACTCATCAGTTTGAAGGAAGACGGAAAGGTGGATTTGTTATGACCTATTCAACGTTGGCTTCTATTGTAAAATACCCCTTTTCATCGCTTTTGGCCGGAAAGAAATCCAAATTCGGTTTTTTCATCACCGAAGAAGAAGATTTCAAACGAATAGCCACTGAGCTTGGAATGATTTGCGTGAGTGAAAATCCTCTTCAGTTTGCCCGTCATCCGCTGGTTTATCTGGTAGAGGCAGCAGACGACATCTGCTACCAGATGATGGACATTGAAGATGCACACAAATTAAAAATACTAACTACCGAGGAAACAAAGGAATTACTTATTGGATATTTTGGAGAAAGCCGCCGGGCTCATATCTATGAGACAATGAAGATTGTGAGCGACACCAATGAACAGATTGCTTATCTCCGGTCGTCGGTAATTGGTTTACTGATCAAAGAATGTACTCGTGTATTCATTGAGAATGAAGAGGCAATTCTGGCTGGGACTTTTGAAAAGAGTCTGATAAAGAATATTTCCGAACTGCCAAGAGAGGCATATAAGCATTGCGAAGCTATCTCACTAAAAAAGATCTACCGTTCGGGAGATGTTCTGGATATTGAGCTGGCCGGCTTCCATGTGATAAGTACTTTGATTGATTTATTGATTGACGCGGTAAGCTCACCGGAAAAGGCTTATTCACAGCTATTGATTAACCGGATGTCGAGCCAGTATAATGTAAAGGCACCTACTCTTTACGGCAAGATACAAGCAGTACTTGATTATATTTCGGGCATGACAGATGTTTATGCACTGGATCTTTACCGGAAAATAAAAGGGAACAGTTTGCCAGCGGTATAA
- a CDS encoding DUF4292 domain-containing protein produces MRNSDLVCRCKNMAAFGFGFIFLVLFLSACKSGQTISKPVVPVATEDLNYLGSVTNNTPVIRNLSSKMKLTVSSNGKDISVNGTLRMKKDEVIQLSITPFLGIEAGRVEFTPTKVLIIDRINKQYVEEPISELSAMANTDMDFFTLQALFTNALFLPGNKELNNKLLSQFTVHSSVDNKTMEIKKKSKEFLYSFSATPNTGQLVESSISTLSAPYQLNWKYADFQPFGSKSFPSRMDISFEGGKKPFSAEIDLSKLTENGDWESSTNVSAKYKKMDFNELLKVLLGL; encoded by the coding sequence ATGAGAAATAGTGATTTAGTGTGCCGCTGTAAGAATATGGCCGCATTTGGATTCGGCTTTATCTTTTTAGTTTTATTTTTGTCCGCTTGTAAATCCGGACAAACCATAAGTAAGCCGGTTGTTCCAGTGGCAACCGAGGACTTAAATTATTTGGGAAGCGTTACTAATAATACTCCTGTAATAAGGAATCTTTCTTCAAAAATGAAATTGACAGTCAGTTCCAACGGAAAAGATATTTCTGTCAATGGCACATTGCGTATGAAGAAAGATGAAGTAATACAGTTGTCTATTACTCCATTTCTGGGAATTGAAGCCGGAAGAGTAGAGTTTACACCCACAAAGGTATTGATTATAGATAGAATTAATAAGCAGTATGTAGAAGAACCTATTTCTGAATTGTCAGCAATGGCAAACACAGATATGGACTTTTTTACTTTGCAGGCTCTTTTTACAAATGCGCTTTTCTTGCCAGGTAATAAGGAGCTGAATAACAAATTACTATCTCAATTTACCGTTCATTCCAGTGTAGACAATAAGACTATGGAAATTAAGAAGAAATCAAAAGAGTTCTTATATAGTTTTTCTGCTACTCCAAATACGGGACAGCTTGTGGAAAGCTCTATCTCAACGCTTTCGGCTCCATATCAGCTGAACTGGAAGTATGCCGATTTCCAGCCATTTGGATCGAAAAGTTTTCCATCCAGAATGGATATCTCCTTCGAAGGAGGAAAGAAACCATTTTCTGCAGAGATAGACCTTTCCAAATTAACCGAGAATGGAGATTGGGAATCTTCCACAAATGTCTCGGCAAAATATAAAAAGATGGATTTTAACGAATTATTAAAAGTGTTATTAGGATTATGA
- a CDS encoding glycosyltransferase family 2 protein, with protein sequence MMDLSICIPVYNVEPYLKRCLDSLFFQNLKGTFEVICVDDASTDNSLSILKNYQLKEPRLKIIELAERKKLSVVRSVGIHAALGRYVMLVDSDDWLQQGSLDSLLQKCIEIDADIVVYDYVVQDSSGNKVAHKPFGNEGFVSGNKSSVQKIFNGGSFCKIAKRNLLSNLLFNDTSINWGEDFLYNTEILLKAETIYLFPFAFYVYCTNHSSITFSIKKNENEMLEDRITSVDATVAILGKYSASDKLKLSLLNYHIYKFLVLLLRVDCKNCEINDKVELLTDCMRKLPLMTEYKYKMLCFCVKYPLYTLTYMGLFFDFRLSFDVFYKKYLKNE encoded by the coding sequence ATGATGGATTTATCAATTTGTATACCCGTTTACAATGTAGAACCTTACCTGAAAAGATGTTTAGATTCATTGTTTTTTCAGAATCTAAAAGGAACGTTCGAAGTAATTTGTGTTGATGATGCATCAACAGATAATAGTTTGTCTATTTTGAAAAATTATCAGTTGAAGGAACCAAGACTTAAGATTATTGAATTAGCAGAGAGAAAAAAACTATCAGTAGTCCGTTCTGTTGGAATTCATGCAGCGTTAGGACGCTATGTTATGTTAGTTGATTCTGACGATTGGTTGCAGCAAGGTTCTCTTGACTCTCTTTTGCAGAAATGTATAGAGATAGATGCTGATATTGTTGTTTATGATTATGTAGTTCAGGATAGTTCTGGAAATAAAGTTGCTCATAAACCTTTTGGAAATGAGGGATTTGTTTCAGGAAATAAGAGCAGTGTCCAGAAAATATTTAATGGAGGATCTTTCTGCAAAATAGCGAAGCGTAATTTACTAAGCAACTTGCTTTTTAATGATACTAGTATAAACTGGGGAGAAGACTTTCTTTACAATACTGAAATACTATTGAAAGCAGAAACTATTTATTTGTTTCCCTTCGCTTTTTATGTTTACTGCACAAACCATAGTTCTATTACATTTAGTATAAAGAAGAATGAAAATGAGATGCTGGAAGACCGGATTACTTCGGTAGACGCTACAGTTGCTATCCTTGGTAAGTATTCGGCGTCTGATAAGCTTAAACTCTCTTTATTGAATTACCATATATATAAGTTTCTTGTGCTTTTGCTCAGAGTTGACTGCAAAAATTGTGAAATAAATGATAAGGTGGAACTATTAACCGATTGCATGAGAAAGCTTCCATTGATGACTGAGTATAAGTATAAAATGCTTTGCTTTTGTGTTAAATATCCCCTTTATACATTGACCTATATGGGATTATTTTTTGATTTTAGACTGTCCTTTGATGTGTTTTATAAAAAGTATTTAAAGAATGAGTGA
- a CDS encoding KUP/HAK/KT family potassium transporter, producing the protein MKQQHKVPFGIMGIFMAIGIVYGDIGTSPLYVMKAIINGAPAGLRSSPDYIIGAISCIIWTLTLQTTVKYVIVTLRADNKGEGGILSLFALIRKKYRWTYVIATIGAATLLADGVITPAITVLSAIEGLNVLVPAIPAIPVSLAIIVAIFLIQPLGTARLGKPFGRIMFLWFAMIGILGFLAFVHYPMVIKAFNPVYAIKVLVTSPDAFIILGAVFLCTTGAEALYSDLGHCGLHNIRVSWVYVKATLILNYLGQGAWIIAHPAQVATDINPFFAIMPGWFSFIGVAMATLAAIIASQALISGSFTIISEAISLDLWPNIKIKYPTEIKGQMFIPQVNYVLMILCSLIVLAFGSSSNMEAAYGLSITITMLMTTLLLFMYFQFKNVPLFVSIPLTSFFITIESSFFIANMFKFAHGGWATLLIAGFIFGVMYVWYNGRRIKNHCSTYEPISPIIDCLQEISVDESIPKFATHLVYVTRAKYPTDMESKIYYSLVNKQPKRADTYWFVYLHRSDEPYHFKYDVTTYVPQKMFRLDIYSGFKQGAHMDKFVHLICKEMEESGQVDLLSRYPSLRERNIEGDFRFVVVERIARNLALSPIKKSLLLIYYLIKKCSTSDTQILDLDPSVVTLEYVPLKSSQGL; encoded by the coding sequence ATGAAGCAACAACACAAAGTGCCCTTTGGGATTATGGGCATATTTATGGCTATCGGGATAGTTTACGGAGATATTGGTACATCTCCTTTGTATGTAATGAAAGCTATCATTAATGGAGCGCCTGCCGGATTACGCTCAAGCCCGGATTATATTATCGGGGCTATTTCATGTATAATCTGGACTCTGACACTGCAAACTACAGTAAAGTATGTAATTGTGACTCTTCGTGCCGATAACAAGGGTGAAGGAGGTATTTTGTCGCTGTTTGCCTTAATACGTAAGAAGTATAGATGGACATACGTTATTGCTACTATCGGAGCAGCCACGTTATTGGCCGATGGCGTTATTACTCCCGCCATTACAGTGCTTTCTGCTATTGAAGGATTGAATGTACTGGTTCCTGCCATTCCGGCCATTCCAGTTTCATTGGCCATTATTGTAGCTATCTTTCTTATTCAGCCTTTAGGAACGGCACGTCTGGGAAAACCCTTTGGAAGAATAATGTTTCTGTGGTTTGCCATGATTGGTATTTTAGGATTCCTCGCCTTTGTTCATTATCCAATGGTTATAAAAGCGTTTAACCCTGTTTATGCCATTAAAGTATTGGTTACTTCTCCTGATGCCTTTATTATTTTAGGAGCAGTTTTTCTTTGTACAACCGGTGCGGAAGCTCTTTATTCAGACCTCGGACACTGTGGGTTGCATAACATTCGTGTATCCTGGGTGTACGTAAAGGCAACATTGATTTTAAACTATCTGGGACAGGGTGCATGGATCATTGCTCATCCGGCTCAGGTTGCAACAGATATTAATCCTTTCTTTGCTATTATGCCGGGTTGGTTCTCATTCATTGGTGTTGCAATGGCTACATTGGCTGCAATTATTGCCAGTCAGGCATTAATTAGCGGTTCATTCACAATTATCAGTGAAGCTATTTCGCTGGATTTGTGGCCAAACATTAAAATTAAATATCCTACTGAAATTAAAGGGCAGATGTTTATCCCTCAGGTAAACTATGTGCTTATGATTTTATGCTCACTTATTGTATTAGCATTTGGTTCATCATCCAATATGGAAGCCGCTTATGGTCTTTCCATCACTATTACAATGCTGATGACCACTCTGTTGCTCTTTATGTATTTCCAGTTCAAGAATGTGCCACTGTTTGTCAGTATTCCGTTAACTTCGTTCTTTATCACGATAGAGAGCAGTTTCTTTATTGCAAACATGTTCAAGTTTGCCCATGGCGGTTGGGCAACCCTACTTATAGCCGGCTTCATTTTTGGCGTAATGTATGTTTGGTATAATGGTCGACGTATCAAGAATCACTGCTCTACTTACGAACCCATTTCCCCAATTATTGATTGTCTTCAGGAAATCAGTGTGGATGAGTCAATTCCAAAATTTGCCACCCATCTGGTTTATGTAACCCGAGCTAAATATCCTACTGATATGGAAAGTAAAATTTACTATTCACTCGTCAATAAACAACCTAAACGGGCTGACACCTATTGGTTTGTTTATCTACACCGCAGTGATGAACCATATCATTTTAAATATGATGTAACAACCTATGTTCCCCAGAAAATGTTCAGACTTGATATCTATTCAGGGTTTAAGCAAGGTGCGCACATGGATAAGTTTGTTCACCTTATTTGCAAAGAGATGGAAGAGAGTGGGCAGGTTGACTTATTAAGCCGTTATCCGTCTTTGAGAGAAAGAAATATTGAAGGAGATTTCAGGTTTGTTGTTGTAGAAAGAATTGCCCGTAATCTGGCTCTCTCTCCAATAAAGAAATCACTTTTGTTAATATATTATTTGATAAAGAAGTGCTCTACTTCCGATACCCAGATTCTGGATCTGGACCCATCTGTTGTAACACTGGAATACGTTCCTTTAAAATCTTCACAAGGACTATAA
- a CDS encoding peptidoglycan DD-metalloendopeptidase family protein, translating into MKRFLLLLISILIATTFSAQTNRKIKELQSKRGSIQKEISKKEFLLKSTKKDVGSQLRGLNTLTGQIEERKRYITVIGNDVQTIDQEVGSLSQQLRNLELDLIDKKKKYESSVKYLYKNKSVEEKLMFILSSNSLSQTYRRLRYVKEYGTYQRIQGEEILKRQAQIGRKKSEMEEVKSAKENLLTEGQREKQKLELQEQEKKTIVSSLQKKQKGLQSEIAKHRRDANQLNAQIDRLINIEIEKARKLAAERARREAAAAEAARRKAEAAASARRKAEAAEEARREKAAAESKSERTEKSSRTAKVAKTDKAEKVERTEKTERAETRKSEKVASAPVYSMDSSDRQLSDNFERNRGSLPSPISGPHLIVSHYGQYAVDGLKNVKLDNKGIDIQGQPGAQARSIFNGEVAVVFQVNGLVNIIIRHGNYISVYCNLSSASVSKGQKVSTRQTIGRVYSDPSDGNRTILHFQLRKETSKLNPEAWIGR; encoded by the coding sequence ATGAAACGTTTCTTACTCTTATTGATAAGTATCCTGATAGCAACAACCTTTTCTGCACAGACAAACAGAAAAATTAAAGAACTTCAAAGCAAACGTGGCTCTATCCAGAAAGAGATATCCAAAAAAGAGTTTCTTTTAAAGTCTACAAAGAAAGATGTGGGTAGCCAGTTACGGGGGTTAAACACCCTTACCGGCCAGATTGAAGAAAGAAAAAGATACATTACGGTCATTGGAAACGATGTGCAGACTATTGATCAGGAGGTAGGATCTCTTTCTCAGCAATTGCGCAATCTGGAACTTGATTTGATTGACAAGAAAAAGAAATATGAATCTTCGGTGAAGTATCTCTATAAGAATAAATCTGTTGAAGAAAAGCTGATGTTCATTCTTTCGTCAAATTCATTGAGCCAGACCTATCGCCGCCTTCGTTATGTAAAAGAGTATGGAACCTATCAACGCATACAAGGAGAGGAAATCCTTAAAAGACAAGCACAGATAGGCCGAAAGAAATCTGAAATGGAAGAGGTGAAGAGCGCTAAGGAAAATCTGCTTACTGAAGGACAAAGAGAAAAGCAAAAGCTTGAATTACAGGAACAGGAAAAGAAAACGATAGTTTCCAGTCTGCAGAAAAAACAGAAAGGTTTGCAGTCGGAGATTGCCAAACATAGAAGAGATGCCAATCAATTGAATGCACAGATTGACCGACTGATCAATATTGAAATAGAAAAAGCCCGTAAACTTGCTGCTGAGAGAGCCCGCAGGGAAGCTGCGGCAGCCGAAGCCGCCCGCCGTAAAGCTGAAGCAGCTGCTTCAGCACGCAGAAAAGCGGAAGCTGCAGAAGAGGCAAGACGAGAAAAAGCTGCTGCTGAAAGTAAGTCGGAAAGAACAGAAAAGAGCAGCCGGACTGCTAAAGTTGCTAAAACTGATAAAGCAGAAAAAGTTGAGAGAACAGAAAAAACAGAAAGAGCTGAAACCAGAAAGAGTGAAAAAGTAGCTTCGGCTCCGGTTTATTCAATGGATAGCTCTGACAGACAACTTTCAGATAACTTTGAGCGCAACAGGGGTTCTCTGCCATCACCTATATCCGGTCCGCATCTTATTGTGAGCCATTACGGACAGTATGCTGTTGACGGACTGAAGAATGTAAAACTGGACAATAAAGGAATCGACATCCAGGGGCAACCCGGAGCACAAGCTCGTTCCATCTTTAACGGTGAGGTGGCTGTTGTATTCCAGGTAAACGGATTGGTAAACATAATTATCCGTCACGGGAATTATATTTCCGTTTATTGCAACCTTTCTTCAGCCTCTGTAAGTAAGGGACAGAAGGTTAGTACTCGACAAACAATAGGGCGTGTATACTCTGATCCTTCGGATGGGAACCGCACTATCCTGCATTTCCAGTTACGAAAAGAGACATCAAAACTAAATCCGGAAGCATGGATTGGCAGATAA